In Vibrio gangliei, a single window of DNA contains:
- the rpsO gene encoding 30S ribosomal protein S15 — MSLNAETKAAIVAEYAQSEGDTGSPEVQVALLTASINHLQGHFANHKQDHHSRRGLLRMVSRRRKLLDYLKGKDLERYFALIQRLGLRR; from the coding sequence ATGTCTCTGAATGCAGAAACTAAAGCAGCAATCGTTGCAGAATACGCACAATCTGAAGGCGACACTGGTTCACCAGAAGTACAAGTAGCACTACTAACTGCTTCTATCAACCACCTACAAGGTCACTTTGCTAACCACAAACAAGACCACCACAGCCGTCGCGGTCTTCTACGTATGGTTTCTCGTCGTCGTAAACTTCTAGATTACCTAAAAGGTAAAGATCTAGAGCGTTACTTCGCACTAATCCAACGTCTAGGTCTACGTCGTTAA